In Candidatus Methylomirabilota bacterium, the genomic stretch AACAAGTCGGGCGGCCTCAACGGCCGGCCCATCGAGCTTCTCATCGGCGACTACGAGTCCAAGCCCGACGTGGGCCGGCGCAGGGCCGAGAAGCTGGTGATCGACGACAAGATCGACGCCCACGTGGGCGGCTACCTCTCCAACGTCTGCCTGGCCTGCATGCCCGTCTACGAGGAGCACAAGGTCCTCAACATGGTGAGCGTGTGCCTGGACACCACGATCACCACCACCAAGTGCAGCCGCTACACCTTCCGGCCCTTCGACTACGCCCCAGCCCAGGCGGTGGCGTTCGCGCCGCACCTGGTCGGCAAGATGGGCAAGAAGTGGCACATCGTCTACCTGGACTACGCATGGGGCCAGACCACCCGTGACGCCTACGTCGAGCAGATCAAGAAGGCGGGGGGCGAGACCGTCGAGACGACCGGCGTCCCGCTCGGCACGGCCGACATGACGGCCTTCCTCTCGAAGATCACCGGCAACTTCGACGGCCTCTTCGGGATCCTCTTCGGCGGGCCGGCCGTCACCTTCGTCAACCAAGCCTATGACCTCGGCCTGACCAAGAAGTACAAGCTCGCGGGGGACGGCGCCGTGGCCGAGTCGACTCATCTAGCCGCGCTCGGTCAGAAGGTCGAGGGCTTTGTGGGTGTCAACCGGTACGTCCCGGTCCTCGACGCGCCGCTGAACACGCCGTACCACAAGAAGTTCTACGACGACGCCGTCGCGCGGCTCAAGGCGATCGACCCCTCGGGTCCCAAGCCCGACCGCTACGTGCAGTCCAACTTCGAGGCCACCAACTTCCTCAAGCTCGGGATCCAGAAGTCCGGCTTCCGCGGCCGCGAGGACACCATGAAACTCATCGAGGCCCTGGAGGGGATGGAGGTCAAGGAATCCGACGACTTCCCGCAGGGCGACAAGACGCTGCGGAAGGAGGACCACCAGGCCTTCGTCCGGGAGTTCATCTTCGACATCAAGGACAACAAGCACCGCATCCTCGCGACGGTCCCGAAGGAAAAGACCGTCGTTCCCCCGAACTGCAAGTTCGCGTAGTGACCGCTGACCGCTCCCAGGAGACGGCGGCCCCGGCCGGTAACGGCCGGGGAGCCGCCTCCGGCCCCATCCTGCGCACCGAGGGGCTGACCATGCGCTTCGGCGGGTTGACAGCCGTCAACAAGGTCAGCATCGCGATCGAGCGCGGCGAGATCCGGGCCATCATCGGCCCGAACGGCGCGGGCAAATCCACCTTCTTCAACTGCCTGACGGGCGTCCTGCGGCCGACGTCCGGGCGCATCGTCCTGAACGGCGAGGACGTGGCCGGGCTGCCGCCGAACGAGGTCTCGCACAAGGGTCTCGCGCGCTCCTACCAGATCACCAACATCCTGCCTGGCGCCAGCGTTCTCGAGAACGTCCGCATCGCCGCGCAGTCGCGCCGCCACGCCTGGAACATGGTGCGCAACCGCTTGTCGTTCCCGGACGTCATCGACCGGGCCCGCGCGGTACTGACCTCCGTCGGCCTCCGCGAAGACGA encodes the following:
- a CDS encoding ABC transporter substrate-binding protein is translated as MAEKWTEEKWAQAEDFWYSGKTTRRRFIGFGAAAAGALGATVAVPAWWRDAFGQAKPFKVGTLQPLSGTAAAGGKTALVGVQMAVDRINKSGGLNGRPIELLIGDYESKPDVGRRRAEKLVIDDKIDAHVGGYLSNVCLACMPVYEEHKVLNMVSVCLDTTITTTKCSRYTFRPFDYAPAQAVAFAPHLVGKMGKKWHIVYLDYAWGQTTRDAYVEQIKKAGGETVETTGVPLGTADMTAFLSKITGNFDGLFGILFGGPAVTFVNQAYDLGLTKKYKLAGDGAVAESTHLAALGQKVEGFVGVNRYVPVLDAPLNTPYHKKFYDDAVARLKAIDPSGPKPDRYVQSNFEATNFLKLGIQKSGFRGREDTMKLIEALEGMEVKESDDFPQGDKTLRKEDHQAFVREFIFDIKDNKHRILATVPKEKTVVPPNCKFA
- a CDS encoding ABC transporter ATP-binding protein — protein: MRFGGLTAVNKVSIAIERGEIRAIIGPNGAGKSTFFNCLTGVLRPTSGRIVLNGEDVAGLPPNEVSHKGLARSYQITNILPGASVLENVRIAAQSRRHAWNMVRNRLSFPDVIDRARAVLTSVGLREDEDELAANLSHGAQRNLEIGIALATEPQLLCLDEPTAGMSVSETRTTVELVRRIAKDLTIVIVEHDMEVVMGLAKTITVLHYGEVLAEGTPAQIQANPRVQEVYLKT